DNA from Stenotrophomonas acidaminiphila:
GCAACGCGGCCGTCATCGCCGCGTCATCGAACCGGCGGAGCATGGGAGGCCATAGCAGGGACGATGGATGGAGGCAGGATCAGCCTCCCACGAATTCCCCCGGCCGTGGCAACGATGCCACGGCCTTCTTTTTGCCGGTGCCGGCCGGCGCGGCGGTTACCGCGACGCCGGCACCCATGCCGTGCCTCAGCCCTCGGCGAACCGCCGCAGCGCGTCGCCCTGCAGCCGGTACACGGTCCACTCGTCCTGCGGCAGCGCGCCGGCGGCGCGGTAGAAGTCGATCGCCGGCGTGTTCCAGTCCAGTACCGACCACTCGAAGCGGCCGCAGCCCTGCGCCACCGCCAGCCGCGCGATGTGCTGCAGCAGTGCCTTGCCCGCCCCGCAGCCGCGATGTTCCGGGCTGACGTACAGGTCTTCCAGGTAGATGCCGTTGCGGCCCAGCCAGGTGGAATAGTTGTAGAAGTAGACCGCGTAGCCGATGGCCTGCCCGTCGCGCTCGCAGACCAGCGCCTGCGCCTTGGCATCGGCACCAAACAGGCTGGCGCGGATCCCGGCCTCGTCGGTCTGCACCGACGATTCGGCCCTTTCGTAGATCGCCAGTTCGCGGATGAAATGCAGGATCAGGCCCGCATCATCGGCGGTGGCCGGACGGATGTGCAGGCCGGCAGCCATGCTCACCCCGCGCCGCGGCGACGTTGGCGCGCATCTGCGCGATCACCTGCGCGTAGTCCGGGGCGTTGAAGATGGCCGAGCCGGCAACGAAGGCGTCGGCGCCGGCGGCGGCGATCTGGCCGATGTTGTCGGCCTTGACCCCGCCGTCCACTTCCAGGATCACCGGCTTGCCGAGCTTGTCGATCATCGCCCGCACCGCGCGCAGCTTCTCCAGGGTCGAGGGAATGAACGCCTGGCCGCCGAAGCCGGGGTTGACCGACATCAGCAGCACCAGGTCCAGGTCCTCCAGCACCCAGTCGAGCACTTCCACCGGGGTCGCCGGGTTCAGCACCAGACCGGCCTTGCAGCCATGTGCCTTGATCAGCTGGATGGTGCGGTGGACGTGCCGCGACGCTTCCGGGTGAAAGCTGATCAGGCTGGCGCCGGCCTCGGCGAAGTCCGGCACGATGCGGTCCACCGGCTCGACCATCAGGTGCACGTCGATCGGCGCGGTCACGCCATGCCTGCGCAGCGCCTGGCAGACCATCGGGCCGATGGTCAGGTTGGGCACGTAATGGTTGTCCATCACGTCGAAATGGACCCAATCGGCACCGGCGGCGAGGACGGTGTCGACCTCCTCGCCGAGCCGGGCGAAGTCGGCCGAGAGGATGGACGGGGCGATGATGCAGTTGGACATGACGGGGCCTTTCAGCGCTTGCGCAGGGTTTTGATGCGGTCGTAGGCGGCGTTGATCTGCCGGGCCTTCTTCTCGGCCTGGGCGCGCAGTTCGGGCGCTGCACCGGCCAGCTTGTCGGGGTGGTACTGGGAGATCAGGCGGCGGTAGGCCAGGTCGATCTCGGCATCGCTGGCCTCGCGGGTCACCCCCAGCTCGCGGTAGGGCAGGTCCTTGCCGAGCCTGAACCAGTCGCTGTCGAACGCATGCCCCAGCAGCATGCCCACCACCGCGCCGAACAGCGGGTTGGGCCTGAACAGCAGGGCGCCGGCGATGAATCCCAGCAGTTTTCCGTACCAGCGCATGGGCGGGGCCGTGGCCTTGAAGATCGGGGCCGTATTTTATGCCACAGCCGCCCCGGACGGCCTTACACTAGGCCGCCCGCCGTCCCGCCGCGGGCCCCCGGGTCCTGTGCCGACGGCTTCATCGCCAAGTTCCAGGAGTGCCCGTGCCGACCACGCTGCTGCAATCCGATCTTCCCGGCCTGCCCTTGCGCCACCGCGGCAAGGTGCGCGATGTATTCGATATCCCGCGCGAACGCCTGCCGGCCGACACGCCTGCCGGCGATTACCTGCTCATCGTGGCCACCGACCGCCTGTCCGCGTTCGACGTGGTGCTGCCCGACCCGATCCCGGGCAAGGGCGAGATGCTGTGCCAGGTGTCCAATTTCTGGTTTGCCAAGACCGCGCACCTGATGCCCAACCACCTGACCGGCATCGACGTGGCCAGCGTGCTGCCCGACGGCGTGGACCCGGCGCTGTACGCCCGGCGCGCGGTGGTCACCCGCAGGCTCAAGCCGGTGCCGGTGGAGGCCATCGCCCGCGGCTACCTGATCGGCAGCGGCTGGAAGGACTACCAGCGCACCGGCCAGGTCAGCGGCATCAAGCTGCCCGACGGCCTGCAGCAGGCGCAGCAGCTGCCCGAGCCGATCTTCACCCCGTCCACCAAGGCCGCGGTGGGCGACCACGACGAGAACATCGACTTCGACGCGATGGTCAAGGCGGTGGGCGCCGAGCTTGCCGAGAAGGTGCGCGACGCGACCCTGCGCATCTACAAGTTCGCCGCCGAGTACGCGGCTGAGCGCGGCATCCTGCTGGCCGACACCAAGTTCGAGTTCGGCACCGACGCCGACGGCCGCCTGTACATCATGGACGAGATGCTCACGCCCGACTCCTCGCGCTACTGGCCGGCCGACGAGTACGCGGTCGGCACCAGCCCGCCGAGCTACGACAAGCAGTTCGTGCGCGACTACCTGGAAACGCTGGACTGGAACAAGACCGCCCCGGGCCCGGCGCTGCCGGCCGAGGTGATCGCGCGCACCCGCGACAAGTACGCCGAGGCCCTGCAGAAGCTGGCGGGCATCCACATCGACTGAGTTCCCCGCGCGCCCGTCGGGGCGCGCGCCACCGCCCCTGCCGGGAGAAGAGGCCGCATGGACATGAGTGCCGCACGCCCCATCGACCGTTGGTTCGCCAGCTATTCCGGCGACCACCGCAATCCCGTCAACCAGGCCATCCACGTGGTCGCGGTGCCGGCCATCCTGTGGTCGGTGATCGCTCTGTTGTGGTGCATCCCGCCGCTGCTGCCCTGGTTCCAGAACGGCATCTGGGCGGCGCTGGCGATGTTCGGCGCATGGGCGTACTACAACCGCCTGTCGCGGTCGCTGGGCATCGGCATGCTGATCCTGTTCTTCGTCTCCGGCTGCCTGTGCCGGCTGCTGGAGGACCGCATCGGCGTGCGCGGCCTGCTGTACGCCGGCGTCGGCGTGTTCGTCGTCGCCTGGATCGCGCAGTTCATCGGCCACCACATTGAAGGCCGCCGGCCCAGCTTCCTCACCGACCTGACCTATCTGCTGATCGGGCCGATCTGGGTGCTGGCCAAGCTGTACCGGCAGTTCGGCTGGAAGTACTGAGCGGCGCGCACCCGCGGGCAGGCCAGGGACCGTGGATGCGGGGCGAGCCCCGCACTACAGCCCGAACATGTCCCGGGTGGGATGGAACGGGCGTGGCGCATAGCCGAAGTCGCGGCGTGCCGGGTCGATATCGAACACCAGCGGCTCGCGCATGCGTGCCAGCGCGGCGGCGTTCATGCCGCGCAGGCGGCCCATGGCATGGGCCATCGCCAACGCCCCGCGGAACAGCGGCGCCGGCACCCGCAACAGCCGCGGCGGCGGCTGCAGCGACGCCAGCACCCGCCGCACCATTTCCGCATAGGCCAGGCGCTCGCCACCGCCGAGCGCATAGGCGTGCCCGGCGGTGGCCGGGTGCCGCAACACCTGCAGCGCGGCGTCGGCCAGATCCTGCACGTGCACCGGCTGGCGCAGGCCGTCGGCCCCGGCCGGCAGCACGAACACGCCGCTGCGGGTGGCCAGCCGCGCGATCGCGGTCAGCGTGGCATCGCGGCCGGCGCCATAGACCAGGGTCGGCCGCAGCACCGTGGCGGCCACGCCACGGGCGCGTGCGACGGCGAACAGCGTGGCCTCGGCCTCACGCAGGCGGCGCGCGACATCGCGCTCGGCCGGTTCGCGCGAGTCCTCCTTGACCTCGACGCTGGTCGAGCCGAACGCGACCACCCGCGGCGCGGCGATGTCCGCGGCCTGATACCAGCGCGCAAAGTGGTCGAGCGGGCCGCAGCTGAACACCGCATCGAACGGGCCATCGTCCCGCCAGTCGCCGGACAGGTCGCCCTGTCGCCAGCTCAGCCCCGGCGCGGCCGCACGCGGCGCGCGCGACACGGCCTGCACCCTCCAGCCATCGGCCAGCAGCCCGGCCAGCAGCCGTTCGCCGATCTGCCCGCTGCCGCCGAACACCAGTGCCCGCCGCGGCATGTCTTCTGCGTGTTGCCCTGCTTCCATGCGGACAGCATAGGCGATGGCGGCACAGCGACGCGCCATGTCCGCGCACGGCCACCGCCATGGGCACCGCGATGGCATCCGCGGCGCGAACACCGGACGCGCCGTTGCCGGTGCCTGGCGGGCCGGTCTCCGCGCCTGCCAGGCGCGCCGCAGCGCACGCGCGTCCGCCCTCCGGCAGCGCCACGCCGGCCCGTTCCGCCGGGGGCGGCCGGGCCTGCTGCCGGGGCGCGGACGCCGGCCACCCGGGGCGCCCGGCGCGGACCGCGAACCCGAACGGCTCGTTCATCTACGGGGTTCCGGCGGCAAAAAAGCGCCTGCTAGACTGCTGGACCTGCTCGCGAATCCCGCATTCCCTGCATGACATCCGTTCTCCCCCTGCTGCTCGCGCTGCCATTCCTGATGGCCGCGCTCATCGCCCTGCATGGCCGCCTGTCGCGCACGGCCGCGGCGTGGGTGGCCGGTGCCGCCCCCCTGCTGGGCCTGGTGCTGCTGGGAACGATGACCCCGGCCGTGCTCGACGGCGCGGTACTGCGCGAAAGCTGGCCCTGGCTGCCGCGGATCGGGCTGGAGGCCACCCTGCGCCTGGACGGGCTGGCGTGGATGTTCGCCGGGCTGGTGCTGGGCATCGGCGCGCTGGTGGTGCTGTACGCGCGCTACTACCTCTCGGCGCAGGACAGCACGCGCCGCTTCTACAGCTGCCTGCTGCTGTTCATGGGCGCGATGCTGGGCATGGTGCTGTCCGGCAACCTGCTGCTGCTGATGGTGTTCTGGGAGCTGACCAGCATCAGTTCGTTCCTGCTGATCGGCTTCTGGTCGCACCGCCGCGACGCCCGCGAGGGCGCGCGCATGGCGTTCGTCGTCACCGGCGGCGGCGGGCTGGCGCTGCTGGCCGGCGTGCTGCTGATCGGCCGCATCGTCGGCAGCTTCGACCTGGACGTGGTGCTGGCCTCGGGCGACCTGATCCGTGGCAGCGCGCTGTATCCGTGGGCGCTGCTGCTGGTTCTGGCCGGCATCTTCACCAAGAGCGCGCAGTTCCCGTTCCATTTCTGGCTGCCGCACGCGATGGCCGCGCCCACCCCGGTATCGGCCTACCTGCACTCGGCGACGATGGTGAAGGCCGGTGTGTTCCTGCTGGCGCGGCTGCACCCGGCGCTGGCCGGCAGCGAACTGTTCTTCTACCTGGTCAGCGGCATTGGCGCGATCACCCTGCTGGTCGGCGCCTGGAATGCGATCTTCCAGCATGACCTCAAGGGCCTGCTGGCCTATTCGACGATCTCGCACTTGGGCCTGATCACCCTGCTGTTCGGCCTGTCCACGCCGATGGCCGTGGTCGCCGGCGTGTTCCATATCCTCAACCACGCCACCTTCAAGGCCTCGCTGTTCATGGCCGCGGGGATCATCGACCACGAAACCGGCACCCGTGACATGCGCCGCCTTGGCGGCCTGCGGCGGCTGATGCCCATCACCAGCACGCTGGCGATCATCGCCTCGCTGGCGATGGCGGGCATCCCGCTGCTCAACGGCTTCCTGTCCAAGGAAATGCTGTTCGCCGAGGCGCTGGCCACCGGCGGCCCGCAGTGGATGCGCACGGCGATGAGCTCGGCCGCGCTGCTGGCCGGCATCCTCGGCGTCGCCTACAGCCTGCGCTTCGTCCACGACACCTTCTTCGGCAAGGGCCCGCTCGACATCGAGGGGTGCCGCACGAACCGCCGCGCTGGATGAAGGTCCCGGTGGAGGTGCTGGTGCTGATCTGCCTGGCGGTCGGCATTGCCCCGGCGCTGACCGTGGCCCCCGTGCTGCACGCCGCCGCGCAGTCGATCCTCGGCGCCGCCATGCCCGTCTACAGCCTGTCGGTCTGGCACGGCTTCAACCTGCCCCTGGCGATGAGCGCGGTCGGCGTGGCCGGCGGCATCGCGCTGTATGCCGGCCTGCGCCGGCGCACCGACCTGTATGCCGCGCGCAACCGCCCGGTCGGCAAGCTGCTGTTCCAGCGCGGCATGGACGCGCTGTTCGGGCTGGCCCAGCGCATCACCCACGCGCTGGCGGACGGCAGCCTGCAGCGCATGCTGCTGGCGCTGGTGCTGGTGGCGGTGATCGTGGCCGGTGCGCCGTACGCCGCCGCCCCGGCATGGCCGGCCTGGCCGGCGGCGCAGCCGATGCCGCTGCTGGGCTGGGCACTGTGGCTGGTGATGCTGGCCTGCGCCCTGGGCGCGCTGTTCCTGTACCGGCAGCGCCTGCTGGCGGTGATCGTGGTGGGCGGTTCCGGGCTGATGGTGGCGCTGGCGTTCGTGTTCCTGTCCGCGCCGGACCTGGCGTTGACCCAGCTGATGGTGGAGATGGTGACCCTGGTGCTGATGCTGCTGGGCATGAACTACCTGCCGGCGCAGTCGCCACCCGAGCGCACGCCGTGGCGCAAGCGCCGCGACGCGCTGATCGCGGTGGTCGCCGGCGGCGGCCTGGCCGCGCTGGCCTACACCATGATGACCCTGCCGCCCAACACCGTGGCCGGCGAGATGCTGCAGCGCGCGCTGCCCGAGGCCTACGGCCGCAACGTGGTGAACGTGATCCTGGTCGACTTCCGCGGCTTCGATACCTTCGGCGAAATCACCGTGTTCGGCATCGCCGCGCTGGTGGTGCATGCGCTGCTGCGCCGCGCGCGCATGGCGCCCGAGCAGATCATGCCCGGCCCGCCGATCAAGCTGCCGGTACCGGCCGACCTGGCGCAGATCATGTTCCCGCTCACCCTCACCGTGTCGATCTTCCTGTTCCTGCGTGGCCACAACGCCCCGGGCGGTGGCTTCATCGCCGGGCTGGTGCTGGCGGTGCCGCTGCTGATCCAGTACGTGATCCAGGGCACGGTGTCGGTGGAATCGCGCTTCGGCTTCGATTACATCCGCTGCATCGGCGTGGGCCTGCTGGTCGCCGTGCTCAGCGGCATGGCGTCGATGCTGTTCGGGGTTCCGTTCCTGACCAGCGGCCACCTCGACCTGCACCTGCCGCTGATCGGCGAGCTGCCGCTGGCCAGCGCGATGGGCTTTGACACCGGCGTGTACCTGGTGGTGTTCGGCGGGGTGATGCTGATCCTGTCGATGATGGGCACCGTCAAGCCGTCGCGCACGCGCAGCGCGCGCCATGGCGAGATCGACATCCACCGCCGTTCGCCGCGCACCGGGGAGATGCATTGATGGAACTGGCCCTGGCAAGCGCGATTGGCGTGCTCACCGCGATCGGCGTGTACCTGCTGCTGCGCGCGCGCAGCTTCGACGTCATCCTCGGCATGACCTTCCTGTCCTATGCCACCAACCTGCTGATCTTCAGCGCCGGGCGCCTGGCCAGCGGCAAGGCGCCGGTGCTCAAGGACGGCGTGGCCCCGGACCTGGCGCACTACACCGACCCGCTGCCGCAGGCGCTGGTACTGACCGCCATCGTCATCGCCTTCGCCATGACCGCGGTCAGCATCGTGCTGGCGATACGCAGCCGCAGTGACAACCACAGCGACCACGTCGACGCGCACGAGCCCGACGACGGCCGCGACGCCGGCAACCGGGAGGGCGCATGAACCACCTGCCGATTCTGCCGGTCCTGGTACCGCTGCTGGGCGCGTCGCTGTCGTTGTTCGTCGAACACCGGCGCTACGGGCCGAAGGTGCAGCGCAGCGTGGCCTGGGCCAGCATGGTGGTACTGGCACTGGTCGAAGGGCTGCTGATCGCCGCCACCAGCCAGGGCGAGACCATGGTGTACCTGCTGGGCGACTGGCCGGCGCGGCTGGGCATCGCCCTGGTCGCCGACCGCCTGGCCGGCTGGATGCTTGGCACCACGCTGCTGCTGGCCGCGGCCTGCCTGTTGCATGCGTGCACCGGCTGGGACCGCCGCGCGCCGCACTTCCATGCCCTGTTCCAGTTCCAGCTGGTCGGTCTCAACGGCGCCTTCCTGACCGGGGACATCTTCAACCTGTTCGTGTTCTTCGAGGTGCTGCTGATCGCCTCCTACGGCCTGCTGCTGTCCGGCGGCCGCGGCCTGCGCCTGCGCATCGGCCTGCACTACGTGGTGTTCAACGTCTCGGCCTCGACCGTGTTCCTGATCGCACTGGGCATGCTCTATGCCACCCTGGGCACGCTCAACATGGCCGAGATCGGGCAGCGCATCGCCGAGCTTCCGCCGACCCACCTGAAGCTGGCCAAGGCCGCGCTGGGCCTGCTGCTGGTGGTGTTCTGCGCCAAGGCCGCGCTGCTGCCGCTGTACCTGTGGCTGCCCGAATCGTATGCGCGCGCACCGGCGGCGGTGGCGGCGCTGTTCGTGATCATGACCAAGGTCGGCCTGTACGCGGTGCTGCGCGTCGGCACGCTGTGGTTCGGCGAGGGCGCCGGCGCACTGGCCGGCTATGGCGCCGGCTGGCTGCTGTGGGCCGGCATCGGCACCCTGCTGCTGGGCGCGCTGGGCGCACTGGCGGCGACCCGGCTGCGGGTGCAGGTGGCGTACCTGGTGGTGGTTTCGGCGGCGACCCTGTTCATCGCCTTCGCGCTGGGCAACGCCGGGACCATCTCGGCCGGGCTGTACTACCTGCCGCACAGCACGTTCACCGCGGCCGCACTGTTCCTGGTCGCCGACCTGATCCGCCGCCGGCGCTGGCGCGCCGGCGAACGCGGCGAACGCGACCTGGCCGCCGCGCTGCCGGGCAAGACCATCCCCGGCCTGCTGTTCCTGGTCGGCGCGGTGGCGGTGGCGGGGCTGCCACCGCTGGCCGGCTTCCTGGCCAAGGCCGCGCTGCTGTCGGCGGTGCCCGACGCGCATACCGGACTGGTCTGGGCGGCGGTACTGGGCAGCAGCCTGCTGGTGATCATCGGCCTGGTACGCAGCGGCATCCGCCTGTTCTGGCACGTGCCCGGCGAGGACGACGCGCCGCCAGCACCCGCGAGCGAAGTGCCGGCGCGACCGTTCGAGACCGCCGCCACCACCGCGCTGCTGGCCTGCGCACTGGCGATGAGCGTGTTCGCCGCGCCGCTGATGCGGCAGACCGACGCCATTGCCGCGCAGCTGCTGGCGCCGCAGCAATACCTGCACGACGTGCGCGGCGCCACGCCGCAATCGAGGCTGCCATGAGCGCGCGCCGGCCCCTGCTGCGGCGGCTGTTCCCCTCGCCCGCGCTGTCGATCACCGTGGTCGCGTTCTGGCTGGTCATGTCCGCCAGCTTCGACCTCGGCCAGCTGCTGCTCGGCATGTTGCTGGGCGTGGTGATTCCGCTGTTCGCCGCGCGCCTTGACCGCGAGTTCGCCCGCATCGGCACGCTGCGGCCATTGCCGCGGCTGGTATGCGTGATGTTGTGGGACATCCTGCTGTCCAACTTCCGCGTCGCCGCGCAGGTGCTGGGGCCCGAGCGCAGGCTCACCCCGGGGTTCATCTGGGTGCCGCTGGACATCGGCAACATCCACGGCATCGCCGCGCTGACCAGCCTCATCACCCTCACCCCGGGCACGGTGTCCTCCGCCCTGTCCGACGACCGCCGCTACCTGCTGGTGCACGTGCTGCACCTGGAGGACCCGCAGGCCCTGATCGCCGAGATCAAGTCCCGCTACGAGGCGCCGCTGATGGAGATCTTCCCGTGACCGGACTCCTGGTTTTCCAGACCACCGTGGTGGTGTGCATGCACATGGTCGCGCTGGCGATGCTGCTGGCGCTGTGGCGCCTGCTGCGCGGGCCGACGGTGCCCGACCGCATCCTCGCCCTGGACACGCTTTCGGTTACCGCCATCGCCGAACTGATGCTGTTCGGCATGTACCTCAATTCGGCGGTCTACTTCGAGGCCGCGCTGGTGATCGCCATGCTCGGCTTCTGCAGCACCGTGGTGCTGAGCAAGTTCGTGCTGCGCCGGGACATCGTCGAATGATGGCCGTGCTGCCCTTCGTGCTGTCGGCGCTGCTGCTGTTCGGCTGCTTCTTCATCCTGGTCGGCGCGCTCGGCCTGGTCCGGTTGTCGGACTTCTTCAAGCGCCTGCACGCCCCCACCAAGGCCAGCACGCTGGGCGTGGGCTGCGTGCTGGTGTGCTCGGTGGCGTACCACATCTTCCTCGGCGAGGATCCGCAGCCACGCGAGCTGCTGATCACCGTGTTCCTGTTCATCACCGCACCGGTGAGCGCCCACATGATGGCCAAGGCGGCCCTGTCGCTGATGATGGAAAGCCGGCCGGAAGTGCCGGGCGACGACAGCGCGCGCAGGGAACAGCTGCCACCGCCGGAAGCGCGCGACGGCGACTGAGGCGACGCGCGCAGGCGGCGCCCATGTCATCACGCTTTCACCTGCGACGGGCAGGCTTGGGGCTCCGCGCCGCATCGCCCTTCCGCCCATGCAACCGCGCAAGACCGACCTCGCGCATGCCGCCCTCCAGGCCCACCGTGCCCCGCTGGACCTGCGCCAGCGCCGCGCCCTGATCCTGTGCGACGGCAAGCGCGACCTGGCCGAGCTGGTCACCCTGCTCGGTGACGACGCCCCGGCCCTGATCGCGCGGCTGCAGCGTGACGGCTACCTGCACATGGCACAGCCGGAACCGGCGCCGGCAGCCGTGCCCGACGCCGCGCCATCGGCGGCGGCACGGCGCCGCTCGCTGGTGGCCGCGCGCATCTACCTGCTGGACATGCTGGCACTGCAGCGCCACCCCGCCGCCGCGCGCCTGCACCAGCTGCTGCAGGCCACCCGCGGCGAAGACGATACCGTGCATGCGCTGCGGCTGGCGCTGGCGCAGTTGCCGGCAATGGCGTCGGACGGCTACGTCGGCCGCGTGCGCGATCGCCTGCGCGAAGTACTGCCCGAGTCTTGCCTGGCAGCGGTGCTGGACACACCGCTGCCGGCCTGAGTCACCGCGGCGGCGCGAAGTTGTCGCGCAGCCCGCTCCAGCAGGCCTGGTAGTCGCGCTGCCGGTGCGCGGCGGCGATGGCCTGCTCGGTCGGGCGGATCACGCCACGGGTC
Protein-coding regions in this window:
- a CDS encoding nucleoside-diphosphate sugar epimerase, producing the protein MEAGQHAEDMPRRALVFGGSGQIGERLLAGLLADGWRVQAVSRAPRAAAPGLSWRQGDLSGDWRDDGPFDAVFSCGPLDHFARWYQAADIAAPRVVAFGSTSVEVKEDSREPAERDVARRLREAEATLFAVARARGVAATVLRPTLVYGAGRDATLTAIARLATRSGVFVLPAGADGLRQPVHVQDLADAALQVLRHPATAGHAYALGGGERLAYAEMVRRVLASLQPPPRLLRVPAPLFRGALAMAHAMGRLRGMNAAALARMREPLVFDIDPARRDFGYAPRPFHPTRDMFGL
- a CDS encoding Na+/H+ antiporter subunit C gives rise to the protein MELALASAIGVLTAIGVYLLLRARSFDVILGMTFLSYATNLLIFSAGRLASGKAPVLKDGVAPDLAHYTDPLPQALVLTAIVIAFAMTAVSIVLAIRSRSDNHSDHVDAHEPDDGRDAGNREGA
- a CDS encoding monovalent cation/H+ antiporter subunit D, which produces MNHLPILPVLVPLLGASLSLFVEHRRYGPKVQRSVAWASMVVLALVEGLLIAATSQGETMVYLLGDWPARLGIALVADRLAGWMLGTTLLLAAACLLHACTGWDRRAPHFHALFQFQLVGLNGAFLTGDIFNLFVFFEVLLIASYGLLLSGGRGLRLRIGLHYVVFNVSASTVFLIALGMLYATLGTLNMAEIGQRIAELPPTHLKLAKAALGLLLVVFCAKAALLPLYLWLPESYARAPAAVAALFVIMTKVGLYAVLRVGTLWFGEGAGALAGYGAGWLLWAGIGTLLLGALGALAATRLRVQVAYLVVVSAATLFIAFALGNAGTISAGLYYLPHSTFTAAALFLVADLIRRRRWRAGERGERDLAAALPGKTIPGLLFLVGAVAVAGLPPLAGFLAKAALLSAVPDAHTGLVWAAVLGSSLLVIIGLVRSGIRLFWHVPGEDDAPPAPASEVPARPFETAATTALLACALAMSVFAAPLMRQTDAIAAQLLAPQQYLHDVRGATPQSRLP
- a CDS encoding K+/H+ antiporter subunit F, yielding MTGLLVFQTTVVVCMHMVALAMLLALWRLLRGPTVPDRILALDTLSVTAIAELMLFGMYLNSAVYFEAALVIAMLGFCSTVVLSKFVLRRDIVE
- a CDS encoding N-acetyltransferase is translated as MAAGLHIRPATADDAGLILHFIRELAIYERAESSVQTDEAGIRASLFGADAKAQALVCERDGQAIGYAVYFYNYSTWLGRNGIYLEDLYVSPEHRGCGAGKALLQHIARLAVAQGCGRFEWSVLDWNTPAIDFYRAAGALPQDEWTVYRLQGDALRRFAEG
- a CDS encoding Na+/H+ antiporter subunit G — its product is MMAVLPFVLSALLLFGCFFILVGALGLVRLSDFFKRLHAPTKASTLGVGCVLVCSVAYHIFLGEDPQPRELLITVFLFITAPVSAHMMAKAALSLMMESRPEVPGDDSARREQLPPPEARDGD
- a CDS encoding Na+/H+ antiporter subunit E, yielding MSARRPLLRRLFPSPALSITVVAFWLVMSASFDLGQLLLGMLLGVVIPLFAARLDREFARIGTLRPLPRLVCVMLWDILLSNFRVAAQVLGPERRLTPGFIWVPLDIGNIHGIAALTSLITLTPGTVSSALSDDRRYLLVHVLHLEDPQALIAEIKSRYEAPLMEIFP
- a CDS encoding ribulose-phosphate 3-epimerase, with translation MSNCIIAPSILSADFARLGEEVDTVLAAGADWVHFDVMDNHYVPNLTIGPMVCQALRRHGVTAPIDVHLMVEPVDRIVPDFAEAGASLISFHPEASRHVHRTIQLIKAHGCKAGLVLNPATPVEVLDWVLEDLDLVLLMSVNPGFGGQAFIPSTLEKLRAVRAMIDKLGKPVILEVDGGVKADNIGQIAAAGADAFVAGSAIFNAPDYAQVIAQMRANVAAARGEHGCRPAHPSGHRR
- a CDS encoding phosphoribosylaminoimidazolesuccinocarboxamide synthase, with product MPTTLLQSDLPGLPLRHRGKVRDVFDIPRERLPADTPAGDYLLIVATDRLSAFDVVLPDPIPGKGEMLCQVSNFWFAKTAHLMPNHLTGIDVASVLPDGVDPALYARRAVVTRRLKPVPVEAIARGYLIGSGWKDYQRTGQVSGIKLPDGLQQAQQLPEPIFTPSTKAAVGDHDENIDFDAMVKAVGAELAEKVRDATLRIYKFAAEYAAERGILLADTKFEFGTDADGRLYIMDEMLTPDSSRYWPADEYAVGTSPPSYDKQFVRDYLETLDWNKTAPGPALPAEVIARTRDKYAEALQKLAGIHID